In the genome of Poecilia reticulata strain Guanapo linkage group LG16, Guppy_female_1.0+MT, whole genome shotgun sequence, one region contains:
- the mansc4 gene encoding MANSC domain-containing protein 4: MNATRGLLTVLSLVCHTESMCSPTSYYKNCWIRRFPGIFIDIEESQRRGAQLLRSYPEETALKCSRSCCVTRNFSCNLAIFHFDTTQENVNCVHLHCPTLESCILSHRENVVLYNITKGVDPDLLVFGKHFTSTVRVLPHHYGKVNASDPLPSDKRNFIHPPPHPVRPPTAAPSVKPSIPPTEADTTAQQSTRQLTTDSTTKSAFTEQTSPPSDNPVQTTTLTTAATSAEPSIATSNPITSPTSVDLETPAGLSTTTATPFTSIPATTVHKVTSGTSATATLTSETGRSNSSIDVTAGGNYTAGGDEGQEVGEDDTAEEPGSGWHVAAHTLLVAVAICVTLLLSCCCSVLLVVSWRGQRKRVGRYRTSWRGKRASMRLIKYVLVKENS; the protein is encoded by the exons ATGAATGCCACACGGGGTCTCCTGACGGTTTTGAGTCTGGTGTGCCACACTGAGTCGATGTGCTCACCGACCTCCTACTACAAGAACTGCTGGATCCGTCGGTTCCCGGGGATCTTCATCGACATCGAGGAGTCTCAGAGAAGAGGCGCGCAGCTGCTGAGGTCCTACCCGGAGGAGACGGCGCTGAAATGCAGCCGCAGCTGCTGCGTCACCAGAAACT TTTCCTGCAATCTGGCCATATTTCACTTTGACACCACACAGGAGAACGTGAACTGCGTCCACCTGCACTGTCCAACTCTGGAGAGTTGCATTCTGAGTCACAGGGAGAACGTCGTCCTCTACAACATCACAAAGG GTGTGGATCCTGATCTGTTAGTGTTTGGGAAACACTTTACCTCCACCGTCCGCGTGCTACCCCACCACTACGGCAAAGTGAACGCCTCAGATCCRCTGCCCTCAGACAAGCGAAACTTCATCCATCCGCCTCCTCATCCCGTGCGGCCCCCCACCGCCGCTCCCTCTGTGAAGCCATCCATTCCACCGACTGAAGCAGACACCACGGCGCAGCAGAGCACCCGTCAACTCACGACCGATTCCACAACTAAATCAGCCTTCACCGAACAAACCTCCCCGCCGTCTGACAATCCCGTCCAAACAACAACTCTGACGACCGCTGCAACATCTGCTGAGCCGAGCATCGCCACATCAAACCCCATTACATCTCCGACCTCCGTTGACCTGGAGACGCCTGCGGGGYTATCTACAACAACTGCAACACCCTTCACATCCATCCCAGCCACCACCGTTCATAAGGTGACCAGCGGCACTTCAGCGACCGCAACTCTCACGAGTGAGACAGGGcgcagcaacagcagcataGACGTCACCGCCGGGGGGAACTACACCGCAGGCGGTGATGAAGGTCAGGAAGTCGGTGAGGACGACACCGCGGAAGAGCCGGGGTCTGGGTGGCATGTGGCTGCGCACACTCTACTGGTTGCTGTGGCCATTTGCGTCACACTgctgctgagctgctgctgctctgtgctgCTGGTGGTGAGCTGGAGGGGCCAGAGAAAGAGGGTGGGCCGCTATCGCACATCGTGGAGAGGGAAGCGAGCTTCCATGCGTCTGATTAAGTATGTGCTGGTGAAAGAGAACTCCTGA